One Dehalococcoidales bacterium DNA window includes the following coding sequences:
- the lipA gene encoding lipoyl synthase translates to MGKRLPDWFKQRIPRIDEMADVSSVLAELKLNTVCQSALCPNMCQCFAKKTATFMIMGDICTRNCTFCAIKKEKPAPLSTDEPERIAAAVNRLGLEYVVITSVTRDDLADGGASHFAQTIQAVRFASPDVKIEVLIPDFQGLTSALETVVNAKPAVVNHNIETVPRLYSTVRPLANYQRSLELLRNIKSINPEIITKSGLMLGLGETREEVLATMQKMRESECNLITLGQYLSPSSQHHPVINYIAPEEFSSYTKPALEMGFSGIASAPLVRSSYRAAELYYQTILSN, encoded by the coding sequence TTGGGTAAAAGACTCCCAGACTGGTTCAAACAAAGAATCCCCAGAATCGATGAAATGGCTGATGTTTCGTCAGTGTTGGCAGAATTGAAGCTGAATACTGTGTGCCAGAGCGCACTTTGCCCCAACATGTGCCAATGCTTTGCCAAAAAAACTGCGACTTTTATGATAATGGGGGATATTTGCACCCGGAACTGCACGTTTTGTGCCATCAAAAAGGAAAAGCCGGCTCCATTGTCTACTGATGAGCCGGAAAGAATTGCCGCAGCGGTAAACAGGCTCGGCCTTGAATATGTGGTGATTACATCGGTCACACGCGATGATCTTGCCGATGGCGGAGCATCTCATTTTGCGCAAACCATCCAAGCAGTACGATTTGCTTCCCCAGATGTCAAAATTGAAGTACTCATCCCGGATTTTCAAGGTCTCACTTCCGCTCTGGAAACAGTGGTAAATGCCAAACCAGCTGTGGTTAATCATAATATTGAAACAGTGCCCAGGTTATATTCAACAGTGAGACCTCTTGCCAATTACCAACGCTCACTTGAACTACTTCGCAATATTAAATCTATCAATCCTGAGATTATCACAAAATCCGGATTAATGCTCGGGCTGGGAGAAACAAGGGAAGAAGTGCTTGCAACAATGCAAAAAATGCGAGAATCAGAATGCAATCTAATTACACTCGGGCAATACCTGTCCCCATCAAGCCAGCACCATCCGGTAATAAACTACATAGCGCCTGAAGAGTTCTCCAGCTATACTAAACCTGCATTAGAAATGGGCTTTTCTGGAATTGCTTCAGCCCCACTGGTAAGGAGTTCATACAGGGCGGCAGAACTTTACTACCAAACAATTCTTTCCAATTAA